The Streptomyces cynarae genome contains a region encoding:
- a CDS encoding SAM-dependent methyltransferase, translating into MTGQDPAQDAVVIDTSKPHPARMYDWYLGGKDNYPVDEEMGRQMLALDPRVPVMARVNRAFMHRATRWLAHNGVRQFLDIGTGIPTEPNLHQIAQRITPEARVVYCDNDPIVLAHAAALLRSTPEGATEYLQADVRDPAAIVEGARKVLDFSRPVALSLVALLHFVSDEDGAHDLVGRLLSELPSGSYLVMTHATADFTPEESAAATEKLKAAGVTLALRSREEFARFFDGLDLVDPGVEVVHKWHPELGEPVPGQDDGVIPGYGAVGRKG; encoded by the coding sequence ATGACCGGGCAGGACCCCGCCCAGGACGCCGTCGTCATCGATACGAGCAAGCCGCACCCCGCGCGCATGTACGACTGGTACCTCGGCGGGAAGGACAACTACCCCGTCGACGAGGAGATGGGCCGGCAGATGCTCGCCCTCGACCCGAGGGTGCCGGTGATGGCACGCGTCAACCGCGCGTTCATGCACCGCGCCACACGCTGGCTGGCCCACAACGGCGTGCGGCAGTTCCTGGACATCGGCACGGGCATCCCGACCGAACCGAACCTGCACCAGATAGCCCAGCGGATCACGCCCGAGGCGCGCGTCGTCTACTGCGACAACGATCCGATCGTGCTGGCCCACGCGGCTGCCCTGCTGCGCAGCACGCCCGAGGGCGCGACCGAGTACCTGCAGGCCGACGTGCGGGACCCTGCGGCCATCGTCGAGGGGGCCAGGAAGGTCCTGGACTTCTCCCGGCCCGTGGCGCTGTCCCTTGTCGCGCTGCTGCACTTCGTCTCCGACGAGGACGGCGCCCACGACCTGGTCGGCCGCCTGCTGTCCGAACTGCCCTCCGGCAGCTACCTGGTGATGACCCACGCCACGGCCGACTTCACCCCGGAGGAGTCGGCGGCGGCCACGGAGAAGCTCAAGGCGGCCGGGGTCACGCTGGCGCTCCGCTCCCGCGAGGAGTTCGCCCGCTTCTTCGACGGCCTCGACCTCGTCGACCCCGGCGTCGAGGTGGTCCACAAGTGGCACCCGGAACTCGGCGAACCGGTCCCGGGCCAGGACGACGGGGTCATTCCGGGGTACGGGGCGGTGGGGCGCAAGGGATAG
- a CDS encoding DUF397 domain-containing protein, protein MDRITPRKRVYNGMPARELGSEGWHKPWSGGNGGNCLEAMKLPDGRIAVRQSTDPDGPALIYTSDEMTAFIEGAKAGDADFLLS, encoded by the coding sequence ATGGACCGCATCACGCCGCGCAAACGCGTCTACAACGGCATGCCGGCCCGTGAACTGGGCAGCGAGGGCTGGCACAAGCCGTGGAGCGGAGGCAACGGCGGCAACTGCCTGGAGGCGATGAAGCTGCCCGACGGCCGGATAGCCGTCCGCCAGTCCACGGACCCGGACGGGCCCGCGCTGATCTACACCTCCGACGAGATGACCGCGTTCATCGAAGGGGCCAAGGCCGGGGACGCGGACTTCCTGCTGTCGTAA
- a CDS encoding helix-turn-helix domain-containing protein, whose translation MSEPRSAPTVGQVVLGRRLLDLRERACLKREEAARILRVAPATVRRMETAEVALKIPYLQLLLKAYGVSDEEAESFVQLAEEANRPGWWQRFHDILPGWFSMYVSLEGAAALIRQYEPHFVPGLMQTEDYARGVLKSGAIGQTRPEEIERHVALRMQRQELLTRDDAPRIWAVVEETALRRPVGGPAVMRAQVERLLEVTRLPHVTLQVLEFSSGPHPGTYGPFVLFRFAMSELPDMVYSEYLTGAVYLDARSEVATHLEVMDRMAAQAAPAQRTKEILEDLRKEL comes from the coding sequence GTGAGCGAGCCGCGCTCGGCGCCGACGGTCGGTCAGGTGGTCCTCGGGCGACGCCTGCTGGACCTGCGTGAACGTGCCTGCCTCAAGCGGGAGGAGGCCGCGCGCATCCTGCGCGTCGCACCCGCCACCGTCCGCCGCATGGAGACCGCCGAGGTCGCCCTCAAGATCCCCTACCTGCAACTCCTGCTGAAGGCGTACGGGGTGAGCGACGAGGAGGCCGAGTCCTTCGTCCAACTGGCGGAGGAGGCCAACAGGCCGGGCTGGTGGCAGCGGTTTCACGACATTCTTCCGGGCTGGTTCTCGATGTACGTCAGCCTGGAGGGCGCGGCCGCGCTGATCCGCCAGTACGAGCCCCATTTCGTACCCGGCCTCATGCAGACCGAGGACTACGCCCGAGGCGTCCTGAAGTCGGGCGCCATCGGGCAGACCAGACCCGAGGAGATCGAGCGTCATGTGGCGTTGCGCATGCAGCGTCAGGAACTGCTCACGCGCGACGACGCGCCCCGTATCTGGGCCGTGGTGGAGGAGACCGCGCTGCGCCGCCCGGTCGGCGGTCCGGCGGTCATGCGAGCCCAGGTCGAACGGCTGCTGGAGGTCACGCGGCTGCCCCATGTGACGTTGCAGGTACTGGAGTTCTCCTCGGGCCCCCACCCGGGGACCTACGGGCCCTTCGTCCTGTTCCGGTTCGCCATGTCAGAACTGCCGGACATGGTCTACAGCGAGTACCTGACCGGCGCCGTCTACCTGGACGCGCGCAGCGAGGTGGCGACCCACCTCGAGGTCATGGACCGCATGGCGGCCCAGGCCGCCCCTGCACAACGCACGAAGGAGATCCTCGAGGATCTCCGCAAGGAGCTGTGA
- a CDS encoding ATP-binding protein: MGGASGLRPDAAAERRFRFELAAHPASVAQARQLTRARLIDWAVCEDTCDTAALVVSELVTNAIVHTAGEHVVCELHDEDDLVRIGVRDEGCAPGEPRPALQRPEEEHGRGLLLVAALCRAWGAQEAGPGLLVWAELAREADQSPPARLPRPTQPSRDLSCSGDRSRAREEAKRPDPGREGAMARSDPGWSAKKPPADGGARFAPGWSAERLPADGRDSEVEPSLGTGTAWV; encoded by the coding sequence ATGGGTGGCGCCTCAGGGCTGCGTCCCGACGCGGCCGCCGAACGCCGGTTCCGCTTCGAGCTGGCCGCGCACCCGGCCTCCGTGGCGCAGGCCCGGCAGTTGACGCGTGCCCGGCTGATCGACTGGGCGGTGTGCGAAGACACGTGCGACACTGCCGCACTGGTCGTCTCCGAACTGGTGACCAATGCGATCGTGCACACCGCCGGGGAGCACGTCGTATGCGAACTGCACGACGAGGACGACCTGGTGCGCATAGGCGTGCGCGACGAGGGTTGCGCCCCCGGCGAGCCGCGGCCCGCGCTGCAGCGCCCCGAGGAGGAGCACGGGAGGGGATTGCTTCTCGTCGCGGCTCTGTGCCGCGCCTGGGGAGCCCAGGAGGCGGGGCCCGGGCTGCTGGTCTGGGCGGAACTGGCACGCGAGGCCGACCAGTCGCCGCCCGCCCGACTCCCCCGCCCGACACAGCCGTCCCGGGACCTGTCGTGTTCCGGCGACAGGTCCCGGGCGCGGGAGGAGGCGAAGCGGCCCGATCCCGGCAGGGAGGGGGCGATGGCGCGGTCCGATCCGGGCTGGAGCGCCAAGAAGCCGCCCGCGGACGGCGGTGCGCGCTTCGCTCCCGGCTGGAGTGCCGAGCGGCTCCCCGCGGACGGTCGGGATTCCGAGGTGGAGCCGTCCCTGGGGACGGGGACCGCATGGGTGTGA
- a CDS encoding nucleotidyltransferase family protein, producing MNGNASVTQTVNDDDTFLDTVADRLAALPAVRAVALGGSRAQGIHTPDSDWDLAVYYRGPFDPDDLRSVGWEGEVSEIGGWGGGVFNGGAWLTIEGRRVDVHYRDLDVVDRVLTEAEEGRFQVEPLLFHLAGIPTYLLVAELAVNRVLRGAVPRPARYPEKLRTSAYARWLGTARATLAYAKANHAPAGRRTEVAGAIAVATAQAAHAVLAARGEWVTNEKRLLERAGLRAADDIVAGLGPDPESLTRSVAAAEALIRV from the coding sequence GTGAACGGGAACGCCTCGGTGACGCAGACGGTGAACGACGACGACACGTTCCTCGACACCGTGGCGGACCGCCTGGCCGCCCTCCCCGCGGTCCGTGCCGTCGCCCTCGGCGGCTCCCGCGCCCAGGGCATCCACACCCCGGACAGCGACTGGGACCTGGCCGTCTACTACCGGGGCCCCTTCGACCCCGACGACCTTCGGTCCGTCGGCTGGGAGGGTGAGGTCTCGGAGATCGGCGGCTGGGGCGGCGGCGTGTTCAACGGCGGCGCCTGGCTGACGATCGAGGGCCGCCGCGTGGACGTCCATTACCGGGACCTGGACGTTGTCGACCGCGTCCTCACGGAGGCGGAAGAGGGGCGGTTCCAGGTCGAGCCGCTGCTGTTCCATCTGGCCGGAATCCCGACGTACCTGCTGGTCGCCGAACTGGCCGTCAACCGCGTCCTGCGCGGAGCGGTCCCACGCCCCGCCCGCTACCCGGAGAAGCTGCGCACGAGCGCGTACGCGCGATGGCTCGGAACCGCACGAGCGACGCTCGCATACGCCAAGGCCAACCACGCCCCGGCCGGACGGCGGACGGAGGTCGCCGGTGCCATCGCGGTGGCAACCGCCCAAGCGGCACATGCCGTTCTCGCTGCGCGCGGAGAATGGGTGACCAACGAAAAACGACTGCTGGAGCGTGCGGGGCTCAGAGCGGCTGACGACATCGTCGCGGGCCTGGGACCGGACCCGGAGTCGCTGACCCGGTCGGTCGCTGCGGCAGAGGCACTCATCCGGGTGTGA
- a CDS encoding aspartate/glutamate racemase family protein — MRIVVTNCNTTQEMTEEILRGARAAAGPGTTVTGLTPLWGPESAEGWLDSYLSAAAVLDALRTYEGPYDAVVMAGFGEHGREGARELLDVPVVDITEAAAHLACLLGRRFGVVTTLERSCGQIEDSLYTAGVLQNCAAVVGTGIGVLDLGDTARTEEAFVTAAERARAAGAEVLVLGCAGMTGLQRTVGEKLGLPVVDGVAAAVKLAESLVSLGLSTSRAGSWAKPLPKRRVWGRG; from the coding sequence GTGCGGATCGTCGTCACCAACTGCAACACCACGCAGGAGATGACCGAGGAGATCCTCCGTGGTGCCCGGGCCGCCGCCGGCCCGGGCACCACCGTGACCGGACTGACCCCCTTGTGGGGGCCCGAGTCCGCGGAGGGCTGGCTCGACAGCTACCTCTCGGCCGCCGCCGTCCTCGACGCACTGCGCACCTACGAGGGCCCGTACGACGCCGTGGTCATGGCGGGCTTCGGAGAGCACGGCCGCGAGGGCGCGCGGGAACTGCTGGACGTGCCGGTCGTCGACATCACCGAAGCCGCGGCCCACCTGGCGTGCCTGCTCGGGCGGCGGTTCGGGGTCGTCACCACCCTGGAACGCTCGTGCGGGCAGATCGAGGACAGCCTGTACACGGCGGGCGTCCTGCAGAACTGCGCCGCCGTGGTCGGCACCGGCATCGGCGTCCTCGACCTCGGCGACACGGCCCGAACCGAGGAGGCCTTCGTGACCGCCGCCGAGCGGGCCCGCGCGGCCGGCGCCGAGGTCCTGGTCCTGGGCTGCGCCGGGATGACCGGGCTGCAGCGGACGGTGGGGGAGAAGCTGGGGCTTCCGGTGGTCGACGGGGTGGCCGCGGCGGTGAAGCTCGCGGAGTCCCTGGTCTCCCTGGGCCTGTCGACGAGTCGGGCGGGCAGCTGGGCGAAGCCACTGCCGAAACGGAGGGTGTGGGGGCGGGGGTGA
- a CDS encoding NCS1 family nucleobase:cation symporter-1, which produces MSLADRAEATGVPAFVPDPRLTNEDLAPAAERKWKVFDLFAMWMSDVHNLGNYTFAAGLLVLGMNVWQIFTSLLVGFVLIYLGMNMMGRIGQRHGVPFPVVSRISFGVWGANIPALIRAVIAIMWYGIQTYLASVAVNVMLLAAWPGLTSWTHHSFLGLNALGWTSFVALWLIQALIISQGMESVRKFQDFCGPAIWLVMIALAVWILAKADWSISLTSTPHPVSVGEQWRQWFGAVGLILATYGTLMLNFCDFSRFAPGYTTVKRGNFWGLPVNSTAFVIVSVIVTAGSIKVFGEAITDPAMLVAKIGNTWVLVLAAFTFAVATMGVNIVANFVSPAYDLANVWPQKISFKVGGMISTVAALVVTPWNLFSNPTVVNYFLGGLGAFLGPLFGVIMLDYYWVKRGRIDVDQLFSAEPGSRYYYRRGVNPKALWAFLPSAAVAAVLALVKDFNAVAPYSWFIGTALSATLYLVLCRSERTAPAVAPAAAVVEG; this is translated from the coding sequence GTGTCCCTCGCCGACCGCGCCGAAGCCACCGGCGTCCCAGCGTTCGTCCCCGACCCCCGCCTCACCAACGAAGACCTCGCACCCGCCGCCGAGCGCAAGTGGAAGGTCTTCGACCTGTTCGCCATGTGGATGTCCGACGTCCACAACCTCGGCAACTACACCTTCGCCGCCGGCCTGCTGGTCCTCGGCATGAACGTCTGGCAGATCTTCACCTCGCTGCTCGTCGGCTTCGTCCTCATCTACCTCGGGATGAACATGATGGGCAGGATCGGCCAGCGGCACGGGGTCCCGTTCCCGGTCGTCAGCCGGATCAGCTTCGGGGTCTGGGGCGCCAATATCCCCGCCCTGATCAGGGCCGTGATCGCCATCATGTGGTACGGCATCCAGACCTACCTCGCGTCCGTCGCCGTCAACGTCATGCTGCTCGCGGCCTGGCCGGGCCTGACATCGTGGACCCACCACTCCTTCCTCGGCCTCAACGCGCTCGGCTGGACGTCGTTCGTCGCCCTGTGGCTGATCCAGGCGCTGATCATCAGCCAAGGCATGGAGTCGGTACGGAAGTTCCAGGACTTCTGCGGTCCCGCCATCTGGCTGGTGATGATTGCGCTGGCGGTCTGGATCCTCGCGAAGGCCGACTGGAGCATCTCGCTCACCTCCACGCCCCACCCGGTCTCCGTGGGCGAGCAGTGGCGTCAGTGGTTCGGTGCCGTCGGGCTCATCCTCGCCACCTACGGCACCCTGATGCTGAACTTCTGCGACTTCTCCCGCTTCGCTCCCGGCTACACAACCGTCAAGCGCGGCAACTTCTGGGGTCTGCCGGTCAACTCGACGGCCTTCGTGATCGTCTCGGTCATCGTCACGGCCGGTTCCATCAAGGTGTTCGGCGAGGCCATCACCGATCCGGCGATGCTCGTCGCGAAGATCGGCAACACCTGGGTGCTGGTGCTGGCGGCCTTCACCTTCGCCGTCGCCACCATGGGCGTCAACATCGTCGCCAACTTCGTCTCACCCGCCTACGACCTGGCGAACGTCTGGCCGCAGAAGATCAGCTTCAAGGTCGGCGGCATGATCAGCACGGTCGCCGCGCTGGTCGTCACCCCCTGGAACCTCTTCTCCAACCCCACCGTCGTCAACTACTTCCTCGGCGGCCTCGGTGCCTTCCTCGGCCCGCTGTTCGGTGTGATCATGCTCGACTACTACTGGGTGAAGCGCGGCCGCATCGACGTCGACCAGCTCTTCAGCGCCGAACCCGGGTCCCGCTACTACTACCGCAGGGGGGTCAACCCCAAGGCGCTGTGGGCGTTCCTGCCCTCGGCGGCGGTCGCGGCGGTGCTTGCGCTGGTCAAGGACTTCAACGCGGTGGCCCCGTACTCGTGGTTCATCGGGACCGCGCTGTCCGCGACGCTGTACCTGGTGCTGTGCCGATCCGAGCGCACGGCTCCGGCCGTCGCTCCGGCCGCAGCCGTCGTGGAGGGCTGA
- a CDS encoding GntR family transcriptional regulator: MTKIEPLGAVRERVLATLRQEIIAGRLRPGDRLVERELAERFGVSRVPVREAIRALVAEGFVLFETPRRTVVRRLTPTDVKELFELREALEVYAAGLASARAGEKDLAELAELLDQAAAATAVGDAETITDINTRFHDRILAMAGNSLLISVMEPVDGRLRWLTRQNEEWPQLLTEHRELYEAIASGDPNRARAHALAHVRANYRSTVRHLFGDGELP, translated from the coding sequence ATGACGAAGATCGAACCCCTGGGTGCGGTGCGCGAGCGGGTGCTCGCCACGTTGCGGCAGGAGATCATCGCGGGGCGGCTGCGCCCCGGCGACCGCCTGGTCGAGCGGGAGCTCGCCGAGCGGTTCGGGGTCTCGCGCGTCCCGGTCCGGGAGGCGATCCGCGCACTGGTCGCCGAGGGGTTCGTGCTCTTCGAGACACCGCGCAGAACCGTCGTGCGCCGGCTGACCCCGACCGACGTCAAGGAGCTCTTCGAACTGCGCGAGGCCCTCGAGGTCTACGCGGCCGGGCTCGCCTCGGCCCGGGCGGGTGAGAAGGACCTGGCGGAACTGGCGGAGCTGCTGGATCAGGCGGCGGCCGCGACCGCCGTCGGCGACGCCGAGACGATCACAGACATCAACACCCGTTTCCACGACCGGATCCTCGCCATGGCCGGCAACAGCCTGCTGATCTCGGTCATGGAACCGGTCGACGGACGACTGCGCTGGCTCACCCGCCAGAACGAGGAGTGGCCCCAGCTCCTGACCGAACACCGCGAGCTGTACGAGGCGATCGCCTCCGGCGACCCGAACCGCGCCCGCGCCCACGCCCTCGCCCATGTGCGCGCCAACTACCGCTCCACGGTGCGGCACCTGTTCGGAGACGGAGAGCTGCCCTAG